A stretch of the Acanthochromis polyacanthus isolate Apoly-LR-REF ecotype Palm Island chromosome 22, KAUST_Apoly_ChrSc, whole genome shotgun sequence genome encodes the following:
- the LOC127532214 gene encoding zinc finger protein 239-like, translating to MNEKYQSDKVTMCSVEYLRELISDRLAAAAGEIFSEFEKTIVQYQEEIDRQRRLLDVIWKPHIPLQPIELPQSYVCENEKTVVDHQPHDQERNSMVDHEDPEPLQIKDQQEELCTSQDQSNPEISQIKMEQEELCTSLDQSNPGLPQIKVEQDELCSSQEEELIGLKQETDTFEVTPADEESDHSEPKPNSDQLLFHISCVAESPDQEGCKDVDSGSTRCIELKPRHQSNNSHSNDVDNAPTSARQCDNDKARKCTTCEVCGKAFSRKSNLIKHHRTHTGEKPYSCETCGKSFSQRSSLTEHLKYHTGEKPYVCGTCKKGFIRRTHLTAHMRCHTGEKPYVCNICGKRFSSSSAHNRHMAVHKMGKPYSCGTCGKSFSQQTYLTVHMRCHTGEKPYSCGTCGKSFKHSYQLKAHMRIHTAEKS from the exons atgaatgagaaatatcagagcgataaagtaacgatgtgttcagttgagtatctgagagagttgatcagcgacagactagctgctgctgctggagaaatattctcagagtttgaaaaaaccatcgtccagtaccaggaggagatcgatcgtcagcgcagactgctggatgtcatctggaaaccacacatccccttacagcccatag agctcccacagtcttatgtctgtgagaatgagaagactgttgttgaccatcagccccatgaccaggagagaaactccatggtggaccatgaggacccagagcctctacagattaaagatcagcaggaggaactctgcaccagtcaggaccaatcaaacccagagatttctcaaattaaaatggaacaggaagaattgtgcaccagtctggaccaatcaaacccagggttaccacaaattaaagtggaacaggatgaactctgctccagtcaggaggaagagttaattggattgaaacaggagactgatacctttgaggtgactcctgctgatgaggaaagtgaccacagtgaaccaaaaccaaacagtgatcagctcctgtttcacatctcttgtgtagctgagagcccagatcaggaaggatgcaaggatgtagactcaggatcaactagatgtatcgagctgaaaccaagacatcagagtaacaacagtcacagtaatgatgtagacaatgctccaacatcagcgagacagtgtgataatgacaaggcaaGAAAATGTACAACATGCGAggtctgtggaaaagcttttagtcgtaaatcaaatttaatcaaacatcacagaacccacacaggtgagaagccatattcttgtgaaacctgtggaaaaagcttcagtcagcgGAGCTCTTTGACTGAACACTTGAAatatcacacaggtgagaagccgtatgttTGTGGAACCTGTAAAAAAGGCTTTATTCGACGGACccatttgactgcccacatgagatgtcacacaggtgagaaaccatatgtttgtaacatttgtggaaaaagattttctagttcatcagcacataataggcacatggcagttcacaaaatgggaaagccatattcttgtggaacctgtggaaaaagcttcagtcaacagaCCTAtttgactgtccacatgagatgtcacacaggtgagaagccatattcttgtggaacctgtggaaaaagctttaaacaTAGTTATCAATTAAAagcccacatgagaatccacacagctgagaagtcatga